A stretch of the Hyperolius riggenbachi isolate aHypRig1 chromosome 11, aHypRig1.pri, whole genome shotgun sequence genome encodes the following:
- the CHST1 gene encoding carbohydrate sulfotransferase 1 has protein sequence MQCSWKAVLLLALASIAIQYTAIRTFTTKSFNMCPAPNPNNCSSGQDPTEAPDRLCEDGQPIATNTSRKTHILILATTRSGSSFVGQLFNQHSDVFYLFEPLYHVQYTLIPKSPQTKSTADRRVMLGASRDLLRSLYDCDLYFMENYIKPQPVNHTTDRLFRRGASKALCSVPVCDALGSSEILLEEGDCVKKCGSLNLTLAMESCKDHGHVAIKTVRVPEVNDLRALVEDPRLNLKVIQLVRDPRGILASRSETFRDTYRLWRIWRATGRRPYNLDSTQLTTVCEDFLNSVSTGFSRPSWLKGRYMLLRYEDLARNPMKKMEEIYDFVGIPVDSNVERWILNNTRGDQSSARHKYGTLRNSAAMAESWRLTLSYDIVEFTQNACQQVLSQLGYKTVGSSQDLRNLSYSLIEERSFMPFL, from the coding sequence ATGCAATGTTCCTGGAAGGCTGTCCTCTTACTAGCCCTGGCCTCGATCGCTATCCAGTACACAGCCATCCGGACCTTCACCACCAAGTCCTTCAACATGTGTCCAGCTCCCAACCCAAACAACTGCAGCTCGGGCCAAGACCCGACAGAAGCTCCTGACCGGCTGTGTGAGGATGGCCAGCCCATAGCCACAAACACTTCAAGGAAGACCCACATCCTCATTCTGGCCACCACCCGTAGCGGGTCCTCTTTTGTAGGCCAGCTGTTCAACCAACACTCAGATGTCTTCTACTTGTTCGAACCACTTTATCATGTTCAGTACACATTAATCCCCAAATCGCCTCAAACTAAAAGCACTGCTGACAGGCGAGTCATGTTGGGAGCCAGCAGGGACCTCTTGAGAAGCCTTTATGACTGTGACCTTTATTTCATGGAGAACTATATTAAGCCACAGCCGGTAAACCACACCACGGATAGACTTTTCCGAAGAGGGGCAAGCAAAGCCCTTTGCTCTGTCCCAGTCTGCGATGCTCTGGGGTCTAGTGAGATTTTGCTGGAAGAAGGGGACTGCGTTAAGAAATGTGGTAGCTTAAATTTGACTTTGGCAATGGAGTCATGCAAAGACCATGGTCACGTGGCTATTAAAACTGTCCGGGTCCCTGAGGTTAACGACCTGAGAGCTTTGGTGGAGGACCCTCGCCTTAATTTAAAAGTGATTCAGTTGGTGAGGGACCCACGAGGCATACTGGCCTCTCGTAGTGAAACATTCAGGgacacgtacaggctgtggaggaTCTGGAGGGCTACTGGTCGCAGACCGTACAATTTAGACTCGACTCAGTTGACCACGGTTTGCGAGGATTTCTTAAATTCAGTTTCTACGGGGTTCAGCAGGCCGTCATGGTTGAAGGGACGCTACATGCTTCTGAGGTATGAAGACCTGGCTAGGAACCCTATGAAGAAAATGGAGGAAATTTATGACTTTGTGGGCATCCCTGTGGATTCCAATGTGGAGAGATGGATCCTGAACAACACACGAGGTGACCAGTCTTCTGCCAGACACAAATATGGCACGCTAAGAAACTCTGCAGCCATGGCTGAAAGCTGGAGACTGACTTTATCCTACGATATCGTGGAGTTCACCCAAAATGCTTGTCAGCAAGTATTGAGCCAACTGGGTTACAAAACTGTAGGTTCTTCTCAGGACTTGAGGAACCTCTCGTACAGCCTCATCGAGGAGAGATCCTTTATGCCTTTTTTGTAA